A portion of the Gasterosteus aculeatus chromosome 12, fGasAcu3.hap1.1, whole genome shotgun sequence genome contains these proteins:
- the tp53bp1 gene encoding TP53-binding protein 1 isoform X2 produces MEPGGSELDSSPPQPENPCLIVEDSQPESVALEDDPESSYRALLARRLSSLQPTSRSPVLELISSPLGSRYSQSDSQSESSQSNNQAEPGILMAANPSAALEEESQVVDINPPPNKKKCAAEEAAVEPGADSTTHCMPSEGGASQFGFLELSESQDVRGEVMVLEEEEEEEEEDDVPRPDGERRAELAEQKVSSRTPEGRDHNAARSEVSSSSSLESSGRSGRKMGIQALLHSEGLEASDEQGRDILSSQEDMFAADKSGAAVDSTVSEPEQQGAPTPTPAHTLGLLHLSGQGALVQESLSQSSIDYVGPTPDNFTQTPLIVPSSPTGPEHQRDGDEAMDTSLPPGDAEKVEEEEPMDTESASKPRPSASTPVSQNPPGFVLDRTLSLPSQPEFSHDAFVPTQSQETPTAPDRPSPSQRPEPAPPLRLSADSPPQHEEDSQATQIEEPDESPARDSAAPHCGSDSNGVPPHTRTPAGEAESPQQRPLNVATVNVEASSARPASGSDLTADSSVQETPPADATPRRVPSPCASQTAAGDGEKGPVPSQRDGGGGARSPSVGASTQECGAAGNSQTDERRRGEEEEEEEEEVMEESPGMAFVLSQSQLLSPEPMEEAECGGRGEDSVVVVTDSERDSQALQKDAAPPSLTSSSLPVSTNGHQPQAHGGKAHAAPDRLSQTPGAGPDPEGLSDSSGDISFHFTLPKEGELIGPVVGATPPLISQLKQTLRHSTPIEITSFSEKSGSGGNGSMAASNMASGASGDEAVEKGDGKLSLRMKLVTPVEEGSSERFSLQKPTLSDEEEPVAMVTTVANAVASPSVFTRVRQVHRQQEAREDLQAGGHSTPVRGQLFAPPQRSSPASSLGCNSLSNSQSEPPQEEASPRETLKAPPTTKPTEHAQAPPPEPPAPNKADARLRAAPQSGAASSPSKLRQRTVSQQTSFDAPGQRSPAGRVGRRGEPESPSFRRAAGPAHRRHVRTIQEVRTTVTRVITDVYYDDGKEVERKVTEENEEPVVDCQVLDSDISPCRTGSSMTSGDLGDISSLSSKASSLQHSSGGTSGGFTRPDLIMPPSRGAFSPRRGGGQQQRGHRGHRAGSVVTVNRGYGTLGSRALAPLTPRGRARRGRPPSRSPMSRGGAAGSLLRQPLSSSEDEPLARMLPPRLPLSPAESEPHGRSDSLRSSPEEAGPGGSGPGGSSLVGLRVVAKWSSNGYFYSGRIVRDTGEGRFRLRFDDGYECEVAGRDILLCDPIPLETEVTALLEDEYFSIGVVRGHKTEGQDLFYSVEKDAQRQWYNRTAIILSLEQGNKLREQHSLGPYEPSTPLAKASDISLDNLVEGKRRRRGAPEGQNTPNRGSSGSPRTPGPSGKRKLLSSEESRSPAKRGRRGSGGRAAQRVGVCNTSGSGTDLPAPSGEAAETHGPLPQNTTLFMGFAFMLTASSEIDRLTNRPASDDEDDYVQTGPYNKAYTESQLQAGGGFVLQDFNEEQCKAAYQSLLIADQHCRTRKYLLCLASGVPSVSHLWVRDCCRENKLLNYRNYLLPAGVGPDEALVEWHPRCSPFKALRVLLVFEKPVELWVQLISMGGGSSVRQFPADKDSSDIPAGRYEVVVTDSSCPAWVETEVTSQDVPLVSPEWLIQSVIRGECLGFHSKPQYRHDYASTS; encoded by the exons ATGGAGCCCGGCGGAAGTGAACTGGACTCCAGCCCGCCTCAGCCCGAGAACCCGTGCCTGATCGTGGAGGACTCGCAGCCGGAGAGCGTCGCCCTGGAGGACGACCCGGAGAGCAGCTACCGAGCTCTGCTGGCCCGCCGCCTGTCCAGCCTGCAGCCCACCTCCCGCAGCCCGGTTCTG GAGCTGATATCCTCGCCGCTGGGAAGCAGATACTCTCAGAgtgacagccaatcagagagctcgCAGAGTAACAACCAAGCTGAACCTG GGATTCTGATGGCGGCCAACCCCAGCGCTGCTTTGGAGGAGGAAAGTCAAGTAGTCGACATTAACCCTCCGCCGAACAAGAAAAA gtgtgcagcagaggaggccgCTGTGGAGCCCGGAGCGGACTCCACCACGCACTGCATGCCGTCCGAAG GGGGAGCCTCTCAATTTGGTTTCCTGGAGCTCTCCGAGAGTCAGGATGTGCGTGGCGAGGTgatggtgctggaggaggaggaggaggaggaggaagaagatgatgtTCCTCGGCCAGACGGCGAGAGACGCGCCGAACTAG CAGAGCAGAAGGTCAGCAGCAGAACTCCGGAGGGTCGGGACCACAACGCCGCGAG gtCGGAGgtgagctccagcagctccctggAGTCTTCGGGTCGGTCGGGGAGGAAGATGGGCATCCAGGCTCTGCTGCACTCCGAGGGCCTCGAGGCCTCCGACGAGCAGGGCCGGGACATCCTGTCCTCGCAGGAGGACATGTTCGCCGCCGACAAGTCGG GGGCGGCGGTGGACAGCACGGTGTCCGAGCCGGAGCAGCAGGGCGCCCCCACGCCGACGCCGGCGCACACCCTGGGCCTGCTGCACCTGTCCGGACAGGGGGCGCTGGTGCAGGAGAGTCTGTCCCA GAGCTCCATTGACTACGTTGGCCCCACCCCAGACAACTTCACCCAGACCCCTTTGATCGTCCCCAGCTCGCCGACGGGACCCGAGCATCAACGCG ATGGGGATGAAGCGATGGATACCTCGCTGCCCCCAGGAGACgcagagaaggtggaggaggaggagccgatGGACACCGAGTCTGCCTCTAAGCCACGCCCATCCGCCTCTACTCCCGTCTCCCAGAATCCTCCTGGTTTTGTGTTGGACCGAACTCTCTCTTTGCCCTCCCAGCCAGAGTTCTCTCAC GACGCGTTTGTCCCGACTCAGAGCCAGGAGACGCCGACGGCGCCCGACAGGCCGTCGCCGTCTCAGCGCCCGGAGCCGGCTCCGCCTCTGCGGCTCTCCGCCGACAGCCCCCCCCAGCACGAGGAGGACAGCCAGGCCACTCAGATCGAGGAGCCGGACGAGTCGCCCGCCCGCGACTCCGCGGCTCCTCACTGCGGCAGCGACAGCAACGGCGTCCCGCCGCACACCCGGACCCCCGCCGGCGAGGCCGAGTCGCCGCAGCAGCGACCTTTGAATGTAGCAACGGTGAATGTAGAGGCGAGCTCCGCCCGCCCGGCGTCCGGCTCCGATCTGACCGCCGACAGCTCTGTGCAGGAGACTCCGCCTGCAGACGCCACCCCCCGCCGCGTCCCCTCCCCCTGCGCTTCACAGACCGCCGCTGGGGACGGGGAGAAGGGCCCCGTGCCCTCGcagagggacggagggggaggagcgagGAGTCCGTCCGTTGGAGCGTCCACACAGGAGTGTGGAGCGGCCGGAAACAGTCAAACCGATGAGCGGCGGCggggcgaagaggaggaggaggaggaggaggaggtgatggaagAGAGTCCGGGAATGGCTTTCGTCCTCTCCCAGAGCCAGCTGCTGTCCCCTGAGCCCATGGAGGAGGCGGAGTGTGGAGGCCGAGGGGAGGACAGCGTCGTCGTGGTTACAGACAGCGAGAGGGACTCTCAGGCTCTTCAGAAAGACGCCGCGCCGCCGTCTTTGACCAGCAGCTCTCTGCCGGTCTCCACCAACGGCCATCAGCCCCAGGCTCACGGGGGGAAGGCCCACGCGGCTCCCGATAGGCTCTCCCAGACGCCGGGGGCGGGGCCTGACCCAGAGGGGCTGAGTGACAGCTCGGGAG ACATTTCTTTCCACTtcacgcttcctaaagaagggGAGCTGATTGGTCCTGTGGTCGGGGCCACGCCCCCTCTAATCAGCCAGCTGAAGCAGACCCTGAGACACAGCACTCCCATCG AGATTACTTCCTTCTCTGAGAAGTCCGGCTCGGGGGGCAACGGGTCGATGGCGGCGAGCAACATGGCGTCGGGGGCGAGCGGGGACGAGGCGGTGGAGAAGGGAGACGGGAAGCTGAGTCTGAGGATGAAGCTGGTGACCCCTGTGGAGGAGGGCAGCTCGGAGCGCTTCAGCCTGCAGA AACCAACGCTGTCGGATGAGGAGGAACCAGTCGCCATGGTTACCACCGTTGCCAACGCTGTAGCCAG CCCGTCGGTGTTCACTCGAGTCAGGCAGGTGCACCGGCAGCAGGAGGCCAGGGAGGACCTCCAGGCCGGGGGCCACTCCACACCTGTGAG AGGGCAGCTGTTCGCCCCCCCACAGAGGAGCTCCCCGGCGTCCTCGCTGGGATGCAACAGCCTCTCCAACAGCCAATCGGAGCCTCCGCAGGAGGAGGCGTCGCCACGGGAGACCCTCAAGGCTCCACCCACCACCAAGCCCACTGAGCACGCACAAGCCCCGCCTCCGGAGCCGCCCGCCCCCAACAAGGCCGACGCCCGGCTGAGGGCCGCTCCGCAGAGCGGCGCCGCGTCCAGCCCGTCCAAG CTCCGTCAGCGAACTGTGTCCCAGCAGACCAGCTTCGATGCACCAGGGCAACGCTCCCCAGCCGGCAGGGTAGGAagaaga GGAGAACCGGAGTCTCCGTCCTTTAGAAGAGCCGCAGGCCCCGCCCACCGCAGACACGTGCGCACCATCCAGGAAGTGCGTACCACTGTCACGCGCGTCATCACGGACGTTTACTACGACGACGGCAAAGAAGTGGAGCGCAAAGTTACAGAG GAGAACGAGGAGCCCGTGGTGGACTGCCAGGTGTTGGACAGCGACATCTCGCCGTGCCGCACGGGAAGCTCCATGACCTCCGGTGACCTCGGCGACATCAGCTCTCTGTCGTCCAAGGCCTCCAGCCTGCAGCACAGCTCCGGGGGAACCAGCGGCGGCTTCACGCGGCCGGACCTCATCATGCCGCCCAGCCGAGGGGCCTTCAG tccCAGGAGGGGAGGCGGGCAGCAACAGAGGGGTCACAGGGGTCACAGGGCAGGGTCAGTGGTCACAGTGAACAGAGGCTACGGCACCCTGGGGTCCCGGGCCCTCGCCCCGCTGACCCCCAGAGGAAGGGCTAGAAGGGGCCGGCCCCCGTCGCGCTCGCCGATGTCCAG GGGGGGCGCAGCCGGCTCGCTGCTGAGGCAGCCACTCTCCTCCTCGGAGGACGAGCCCCTCGCCCGCATGCTCCCCCCGCGCCTCCCCCTCAGCCCCGCGGAGTCGGAGCCCCACGGGCGCTCCGACTCCCTGCGCTCGTCCCCGGAGGAGGCCGGCCCGGGGGGCAGCGGCCCGGGGGGCAGCAGCCTGGTGGGCCTGCGGGTGGTGGCCAAGTGGTCGTCCAACGGCTACTTCTACTCGGGACGCATCGTCAGGGACACCGGCGAGGGGCGGTTCCGCCTGCGGTTTGACGACGGCTACGAGTGCGAGGTGGCGGGGAGGGACATCCTGCTGTGCGACCCCATCCCCCTGGAGACGGAGGTCACAGCCCTGCTGGAGGACGAGTACTTCAGCATCG GTGTGGTGAGGGGCCACAAGACGGAGGGGCAGGACCTGTTCTACAGCGTGGAGAAGGACGCCCAGAGGCAGTGGTACAACAGGACGGCCATCATCCTGTCCCTGGAGCAGGGCAACAAGCTGAGGGAGCAGCACAGCCTCGGGCCCTACGAGCCCTCCACCCCGCTGGCCAAGGCCTCCGACATCAGCCTCG ACAACCTGGTGGAGGGCAAGAGGAGGCGCAGAGGAGCCCCCGAGGGGCAGAACACTCCCAACCGCGGCTCCTCCGGCAGCCCCCGGACCCCCGGGCCCTCGGGCAAGAGGAAGCTGCTGAGCTCCGAGGAGAGCAGGTCGCCGGCCAAGAGGGGGCGCCGCGGCTCGGGCGGCAGAGCCG CTCAGCGGGTCGGCGTGTGCAACACCTCCGGCAGCGGCACGGACCTCCCCGCCCCGTCCGGCGAGGCGGCGGAGACCCACGGCCCGCTGCCCCAGAACACCACCCTGTTCATGGGCTTCGCCTTCATGCTGACGGCCTCCTCCGAGATCGACCGGCTGACCAACAGGCCCGCCAGCGACGACGAGGACG ATTACGTGCAGACGGGTCCGTACAACAAAGCGTACACGGAGTCCCAGCTGCAGGCGGGCGGAGGATTCGTCCTGCAGGACTTCAACGAGGAACAA tGCAAGGCGGCCTACCAGAGCCTGCTCATTGCCGACCAGCACTGCCGCACCAGGAAGTACCTGCTGTGCCTGGCCAGCGGCGTTCCCAGCGTGTCGCACCTGTGGGTGAGGGACTGCTGCAGAGAGAACAAGCTGCTTAACTACCGGAACTACCTGCTGCCGGCCGGCGTGGGGCCCGACGAGGCGCTGGTGGAGTG GCATCCGCGCTGCAGCCCCTTCAAGGCCCTGCGGGTCCTTCTGGTGTTTGAGAAGCCGGTGGAGCTTTGGGTGCAGCTGATCTCCATGGGCGGAGGCTCCTCCGTCCGGCAGTTCCCGGCAGACAAAGACTCCTCAG ACATCCCCGCCGGCAGGTACGAGGTGGTGGTGACGGACAGCTCCTGCCCGGCGTGGGTGGAGACGGAGGTGACGTCCCAGGACGTCCCGCTGGTGTCCCCAGAGTGGCTCATCCAGAGCGTCATCCGCGGGGAGTGCCTGGGATTCCACAGCAAGCCTCAGTATCGCCATGACTACGCCTCCACGTCATAA
- the tp53bp1 gene encoding TP53-binding protein 1 isoform X15, with protein sequence MEPGGSELDSSPPQPENPCLIVEDSQPESVALEDDPESSYRALLARRLSSLQPTSRSPVLELISSPLGSRYSQSDSQSESSQSNNQAEPGILMAANPSAALEEESQVVDINPPPNKKKCAAEEAAVEPGADSTTHCMPSEGGASQFGFLELSESQDVRGEVMVLEEEEEEEEEDDVPRPDGERRAELEQKVSSRTPEGRDHNAARSEVSSSSSLESSGRSGRKMGIQALLHSEGLEASDEQGRDILSSQEDMFAADKSGAAVDSTVSEPEQQGAPTPTPAHTLGLLHLSGQGALVQESLSQSSIDYVGPTPDNFTQTPLIVPSSPTGPEHQRDGDEAMDTSLPPGDAEKVEEEEPMDTESASKPRPSASTPVSQNPPGFVLDRTLSLPSQPEFSHDAFVPTQSQETPTAPDRPSPSQRPEPAPPLRLSADSPPQHEEDSQATQIEEPDESPARDSAAPHCGSDSNGVPPHTRTPAGEAESPQQRPLNVATVNVEASSARPASGSDLTADSSVQETPPADATPRRVPSPCASQTAAGDGEKGPVPSQRDGGGGARSPSVGASTQECGAAGNSQTDERRRGEEEEEEEEEVMEESPGMAFVLSQSQLLSPEPMEEAECGGRGEDSVVVVTDSERDSQALQKDAAPPSLTSSSLPVSTNGHQPQAHGGKAHAAPDRLSQTPGAGPDPEGLSDSSGDISFHFTLPKEGELIGPVVGATPPLISQLKQTLRHSTPIEITSFSEKSGSGGNGSMAASNMASGASGDEAVEKGDGKLSLRMKLVTPVEEGSSERFSLQKPTLSDEEEPVAMVTTVANAVASPSVFTRVRQVHRQQEAREDLQAGGHSTPVRGQLFAPPQRSSPASSLGCNSLSNSQSEPPQEEASPRETLKAPPTTKPTEHAQAPPPEPPAPNKADARLRAAPQSGAASSPSKLRQRTVSQQTSFDAPGQRSPAGRGEPESPSFRRAAGPAHRRHVRTIQEVRTTVTRVITDVYYDDGKEVERKVTEENEEPVVDCQVLDSDISPCRTGSSMTSGDLGDISSLSSKASSLQHSSGGTSGGFTRPDLIMPPSRGAFRGGAAGSLLRQPLSSSEDEPLARMLPPRLPLSPAESEPHGRSDSLRSSPEEAGPGGSGPGGSSLVGLRVVAKWSSNGYFYSGRIVRDTGEGRFRLRFDDGYECEVAGRDILLCDPIPLETEVTALLEDEYFSIGVVRGHKTEGQDLFYSVEKDAQRQWYNRTAIILSLEQGNKLREQHSLGPYEPSTPLAKASDISLDNLVEGKRRRRGAPEGQNTPNRGSSGSPRTPGPSGKRKLLSSEESRSPAKRGRRGSGGRAAQRVGVCNTSGSGTDLPAPSGEAAETHGPLPQNTTLFMGFAFMLTASSEIDRLTNRPASDDEDDYVQTGPYNKAYTESQLQAGGGFVLQDFNEEQCKAAYQSLLIADQHCRTRKYLLCLASGVPSVSHLWVRDCCRENKLLNYRNYLLPAGVGPDEALVEWHPRCSPFKALRVLLVFEKPVELWVQLISMGGGSSVRQFPADKDSSDIPAGRYEVVVTDSSCPAWVETEVTSQDVPLVSPEWLIQSVIRGECLGFHSKPQYRHDYASTS encoded by the exons ATGGAGCCCGGCGGAAGTGAACTGGACTCCAGCCCGCCTCAGCCCGAGAACCCGTGCCTGATCGTGGAGGACTCGCAGCCGGAGAGCGTCGCCCTGGAGGACGACCCGGAGAGCAGCTACCGAGCTCTGCTGGCCCGCCGCCTGTCCAGCCTGCAGCCCACCTCCCGCAGCCCGGTTCTG GAGCTGATATCCTCGCCGCTGGGAAGCAGATACTCTCAGAgtgacagccaatcagagagctcgCAGAGTAACAACCAAGCTGAACCTG GGATTCTGATGGCGGCCAACCCCAGCGCTGCTTTGGAGGAGGAAAGTCAAGTAGTCGACATTAACCCTCCGCCGAACAAGAAAAA gtgtgcagcagaggaggccgCTGTGGAGCCCGGAGCGGACTCCACCACGCACTGCATGCCGTCCGAAG GGGGAGCCTCTCAATTTGGTTTCCTGGAGCTCTCCGAGAGTCAGGATGTGCGTGGCGAGGTgatggtgctggaggaggaggaggaggaggaggaagaagatgatgtTCCTCGGCCAGACGGCGAGAGACGCGCCGAACTAG AGCAGAAGGTCAGCAGCAGAACTCCGGAGGGTCGGGACCACAACGCCGCGAG gtCGGAGgtgagctccagcagctccctggAGTCTTCGGGTCGGTCGGGGAGGAAGATGGGCATCCAGGCTCTGCTGCACTCCGAGGGCCTCGAGGCCTCCGACGAGCAGGGCCGGGACATCCTGTCCTCGCAGGAGGACATGTTCGCCGCCGACAAGTCGG GGGCGGCGGTGGACAGCACGGTGTCCGAGCCGGAGCAGCAGGGCGCCCCCACGCCGACGCCGGCGCACACCCTGGGCCTGCTGCACCTGTCCGGACAGGGGGCGCTGGTGCAGGAGAGTCTGTCCCA GAGCTCCATTGACTACGTTGGCCCCACCCCAGACAACTTCACCCAGACCCCTTTGATCGTCCCCAGCTCGCCGACGGGACCCGAGCATCAACGCG ATGGGGATGAAGCGATGGATACCTCGCTGCCCCCAGGAGACgcagagaaggtggaggaggaggagccgatGGACACCGAGTCTGCCTCTAAGCCACGCCCATCCGCCTCTACTCCCGTCTCCCAGAATCCTCCTGGTTTTGTGTTGGACCGAACTCTCTCTTTGCCCTCCCAGCCAGAGTTCTCTCAC GACGCGTTTGTCCCGACTCAGAGCCAGGAGACGCCGACGGCGCCCGACAGGCCGTCGCCGTCTCAGCGCCCGGAGCCGGCTCCGCCTCTGCGGCTCTCCGCCGACAGCCCCCCCCAGCACGAGGAGGACAGCCAGGCCACTCAGATCGAGGAGCCGGACGAGTCGCCCGCCCGCGACTCCGCGGCTCCTCACTGCGGCAGCGACAGCAACGGCGTCCCGCCGCACACCCGGACCCCCGCCGGCGAGGCCGAGTCGCCGCAGCAGCGACCTTTGAATGTAGCAACGGTGAATGTAGAGGCGAGCTCCGCCCGCCCGGCGTCCGGCTCCGATCTGACCGCCGACAGCTCTGTGCAGGAGACTCCGCCTGCAGACGCCACCCCCCGCCGCGTCCCCTCCCCCTGCGCTTCACAGACCGCCGCTGGGGACGGGGAGAAGGGCCCCGTGCCCTCGcagagggacggagggggaggagcgagGAGTCCGTCCGTTGGAGCGTCCACACAGGAGTGTGGAGCGGCCGGAAACAGTCAAACCGATGAGCGGCGGCggggcgaagaggaggaggaggaggaggaggaggtgatggaagAGAGTCCGGGAATGGCTTTCGTCCTCTCCCAGAGCCAGCTGCTGTCCCCTGAGCCCATGGAGGAGGCGGAGTGTGGAGGCCGAGGGGAGGACAGCGTCGTCGTGGTTACAGACAGCGAGAGGGACTCTCAGGCTCTTCAGAAAGACGCCGCGCCGCCGTCTTTGACCAGCAGCTCTCTGCCGGTCTCCACCAACGGCCATCAGCCCCAGGCTCACGGGGGGAAGGCCCACGCGGCTCCCGATAGGCTCTCCCAGACGCCGGGGGCGGGGCCTGACCCAGAGGGGCTGAGTGACAGCTCGGGAG ACATTTCTTTCCACTtcacgcttcctaaagaagggGAGCTGATTGGTCCTGTGGTCGGGGCCACGCCCCCTCTAATCAGCCAGCTGAAGCAGACCCTGAGACACAGCACTCCCATCG AGATTACTTCCTTCTCTGAGAAGTCCGGCTCGGGGGGCAACGGGTCGATGGCGGCGAGCAACATGGCGTCGGGGGCGAGCGGGGACGAGGCGGTGGAGAAGGGAGACGGGAAGCTGAGTCTGAGGATGAAGCTGGTGACCCCTGTGGAGGAGGGCAGCTCGGAGCGCTTCAGCCTGCAGA AACCAACGCTGTCGGATGAGGAGGAACCAGTCGCCATGGTTACCACCGTTGCCAACGCTGTAGCCAG CCCGTCGGTGTTCACTCGAGTCAGGCAGGTGCACCGGCAGCAGGAGGCCAGGGAGGACCTCCAGGCCGGGGGCCACTCCACACCTGTGAG AGGGCAGCTGTTCGCCCCCCCACAGAGGAGCTCCCCGGCGTCCTCGCTGGGATGCAACAGCCTCTCCAACAGCCAATCGGAGCCTCCGCAGGAGGAGGCGTCGCCACGGGAGACCCTCAAGGCTCCACCCACCACCAAGCCCACTGAGCACGCACAAGCCCCGCCTCCGGAGCCGCCCGCCCCCAACAAGGCCGACGCCCGGCTGAGGGCCGCTCCGCAGAGCGGCGCCGCGTCCAGCCCGTCCAAG CTCCGTCAGCGAACTGTGTCCCAGCAGACCAGCTTCGATGCACCAGGGCAACGCTCCCCAGCCGGCAGG GGAGAACCGGAGTCTCCGTCCTTTAGAAGAGCCGCAGGCCCCGCCCACCGCAGACACGTGCGCACCATCCAGGAAGTGCGTACCACTGTCACGCGCGTCATCACGGACGTTTACTACGACGACGGCAAAGAAGTGGAGCGCAAAGTTACAGAG GAGAACGAGGAGCCCGTGGTGGACTGCCAGGTGTTGGACAGCGACATCTCGCCGTGCCGCACGGGAAGCTCCATGACCTCCGGTGACCTCGGCGACATCAGCTCTCTGTCGTCCAAGGCCTCCAGCCTGCAGCACAGCTCCGGGGGAACCAGCGGCGGCTTCACGCGGCCGGACCTCATCATGCCGCCCAGCCGAGGGGCCTTCAG GGGGGGCGCAGCCGGCTCGCTGCTGAGGCAGCCACTCTCCTCCTCGGAGGACGAGCCCCTCGCCCGCATGCTCCCCCCGCGCCTCCCCCTCAGCCCCGCGGAGTCGGAGCCCCACGGGCGCTCCGACTCCCTGCGCTCGTCCCCGGAGGAGGCCGGCCCGGGGGGCAGCGGCCCGGGGGGCAGCAGCCTGGTGGGCCTGCGGGTGGTGGCCAAGTGGTCGTCCAACGGCTACTTCTACTCGGGACGCATCGTCAGGGACACCGGCGAGGGGCGGTTCCGCCTGCGGTTTGACGACGGCTACGAGTGCGAGGTGGCGGGGAGGGACATCCTGCTGTGCGACCCCATCCCCCTGGAGACGGAGGTCACAGCCCTGCTGGAGGACGAGTACTTCAGCATCG GTGTGGTGAGGGGCCACAAGACGGAGGGGCAGGACCTGTTCTACAGCGTGGAGAAGGACGCCCAGAGGCAGTGGTACAACAGGACGGCCATCATCCTGTCCCTGGAGCAGGGCAACAAGCTGAGGGAGCAGCACAGCCTCGGGCCCTACGAGCCCTCCACCCCGCTGGCCAAGGCCTCCGACATCAGCCTCG ACAACCTGGTGGAGGGCAAGAGGAGGCGCAGAGGAGCCCCCGAGGGGCAGAACACTCCCAACCGCGGCTCCTCCGGCAGCCCCCGGACCCCCGGGCCCTCGGGCAAGAGGAAGCTGCTGAGCTCCGAGGAGAGCAGGTCGCCGGCCAAGAGGGGGCGCCGCGGCTCGGGCGGCAGAGCCG CTCAGCGGGTCGGCGTGTGCAACACCTCCGGCAGCGGCACGGACCTCCCCGCCCCGTCCGGCGAGGCGGCGGAGACCCACGGCCCGCTGCCCCAGAACACCACCCTGTTCATGGGCTTCGCCTTCATGCTGACGGCCTCCTCCGAGATCGACCGGCTGACCAACAGGCCCGCCAGCGACGACGAGGACG ATTACGTGCAGACGGGTCCGTACAACAAAGCGTACACGGAGTCCCAGCTGCAGGCGGGCGGAGGATTCGTCCTGCAGGACTTCAACGAGGAACAA tGCAAGGCGGCCTACCAGAGCCTGCTCATTGCCGACCAGCACTGCCGCACCAGGAAGTACCTGCTGTGCCTGGCCAGCGGCGTTCCCAGCGTGTCGCACCTGTGGGTGAGGGACTGCTGCAGAGAGAACAAGCTGCTTAACTACCGGAACTACCTGCTGCCGGCCGGCGTGGGGCCCGACGAGGCGCTGGTGGAGTG GCATCCGCGCTGCAGCCCCTTCAAGGCCCTGCGGGTCCTTCTGGTGTTTGAGAAGCCGGTGGAGCTTTGGGTGCAGCTGATCTCCATGGGCGGAGGCTCCTCCGTCCGGCAGTTCCCGGCAGACAAAGACTCCTCAG ACATCCCCGCCGGCAGGTACGAGGTGGTGGTGACGGACAGCTCCTGCCCGGCGTGGGTGGAGACGGAGGTGACGTCCCAGGACGTCCCGCTGGTGTCCCCAGAGTGGCTCATCCAGAGCGTCATCCGCGGGGAGTGCCTGGGATTCCACAGCAAGCCTCAGTATCGCCATGACTACGCCTCCACGTCATAA